In the Urocitellus parryii isolate mUroPar1 chromosome 1, mUroPar1.hap1, whole genome shotgun sequence genome, aaaatctatgtgtcTAAATCTCTCTTGCCCAATATTATATaagctgaaatttaaatttataatcactgaattaaattatatacatgtaatgaattatgtttatatggattaaattattttattgtatgcaTTTAATTGATTAAATtgatgttaattaaaattaaataattaaaaaaaaaaaaaaccccggCTGCAGTGAGAGCTTGGCCAGCGCCTCTTCGTAGCGGCTCTTTTACTTCCAATCTGAAGAGTGGCCTTGGGCAATCACTTCTGTATCCACAGCTGAAAACAGGACAAGACTGTTCTGGATCCTAGTCGCTGggaagggggggtggggggacacacTGGAGGAGCTGAGGTGAATGTGAATTTTCCTAGAAAAACTGCTTTGCCTGACCTTGTTCCCATGTAACTGGCTCTGCTAGAAGTGGGTGCAGGAGGTTCCTGCCCACCGGCTCCAGAACCACCACTTGATTCATCAAAGCACTCACGAAAGCTCCTACTATGTTCATGGTGGTCAGAATTTTTCTCATGTTTCAAGCATTTCCATTTATTCTTATAATCTAGGTAGCACAGTTTCAGAGTTGAGCCATATagaattaattagtttatttatttttttaaattttttttaaagagagagagagagagaattttttaatattttattttttagttttcagcggacacaacatctttgtttgtatgtggtgctgaagatcaaacccgggccgcaggcatgccaggcaagcacggctaccgcttgagccacatccccagccccagtttatttatttttggtacaccAAAACCAATTGAAAATCGATATCACCCTCCTTTTAACAAGTCAAAAAAGCAAACTGAGGAATTTATAGCAAAGGACTTGGAGTTAACAAGTGAATCAGGGCCTGACTTAGGGTAACATCCTAGAATGGAAGAACCTGCATTGTTAGAGGAGCCCTGGAGCAGAAGACACTCAGTAGACCTCCAGGCCTTAGGAGTGTGATATCTGACAATGGTAACCGCTGGGGACACAGGTCGCTCTTGGCTATTTCTGAAGCCTCCAGGGACAGGTCGCTCTTGGCTATTTCTGAAGCCTCCAGGGACAGGTCGCTCTTGGCTATTTCTGACTGGGTAGTTCTTCCTGTCCCTTGTCACTTCCATCTCTAGTGATTCTTATGCCCTTTGCTGCTACACAGACAGGAGGTCAGGTACTTCCATGATCTGTCCTTGGCATTCCCCCTCCTGTGACCCAGAAGCTGATGAGCTCTAGTGGGCCCTAGTGGCTTGCCTTTCTTGCTCAGGACCTGTTCAGCCAAGATACCCTGCACTTAGGTCACAGCTGCTCTAAGCCAGGGGTCCCAAATGGCTTACAGGCAAGTTTGATTTCAGGGAGTTTTCGGGGAGGCCTCTGGGTTGCCTAAACACTCTTCCACAGCCACCCCACAGACCTCTCCCTACCAGCCTCACTCACATTGGTCTGCCTGGTCCTGTAGGCACTTAGTTTGCAGTCTAGGCTTGCTATTAAGCCATTTCCAACACATTCCTAATGGGTCATCTCAATTCTGCTTGATTCCCAAAAGATCAGACAATGCATTTGGGGGTTCaagctgcctgggttcaaatccagtcCTGCTACATGCCAGCCATGTAGAATTGGGCCAGCTTCCTCCTCACCTCCAAAAACTGGAAATGAAGTAATAGTTCCTACCTTGCAGAGTTATTGTGGGAACTGAATGAGTTAATATTCAGAAAGTACTGAAAATAGCATCCTCCACATCCAGGGAAACTAATGTTCTCAGGACTCTCTTCCAGCTGCCATCTGTACCTAagtgggttaggtttatggtgttTGAAAGACTCGATGAAAGAACAATGTCTTCAGCAGAGTCTTCCCATGTTCGGTGGCAAGTGAGGGCACTGTCCCCGCtgagttgtgtttttgttttttagttataaatggacacattacctttatttaaaaaaaaaagaatatgcttatttttaattcccacaaactttctgtttgttttttaaatgatatttaggttttacattttgttttgagtacatttttttttacccttgaTGTATAAACACTGTTGATTTCTGGTGTTAACCCAGTAAGCGATGCACATGGACAGGCACGTTTTCACTAGAAGTTCCAGATGTTCTTAGTATGTAACAGGGGTGCAGAGGGGCTGggaattactttttcttttcttttcttttttttttttgtttcaaattccattttcctCAGGTGTAGTAGAGATGGATGGGACCAACCGCAGCACCCAGGGCCACTTCATCCTTCTGGGTTTCTCTGACCGCCCCCACCTGGAGAGGGTCCTCTTTGTGGTCATCCTGGTAGCCTACCTGCTGACCCTGGTGGGCAACAGCACCATCATCCTGGTGTCTTGGCTGGACCCCGGCtccacacgcccatgtacttcttcctcacccacctgtccttcctggacctcAGCTTCACCACCAGCTCCATCCCCCAGCTGCTCTACAACCTGAGTGGCCATGACAAGACCATCAGCTATGTGGGCTGTGTGGTCCAGCTCTTCCTGTTCCTGGGCCTGGGTGGAGTGGAGTGTCTGCTGCTGGCCGTCATGGCCTATGACAGGTCTGTGGCTGTCTGCAAGCCCCTGCACTACAACTCTGCCTATCCATCCACAGCTCTGCCTGGGCTTGGTGTTGGTGGCCTGGGGCTGTGGGATGGCCAATTATTTGATCATGTCACCAATGACGTTGTGGCTACCTCGATGTGGGCACAACAAGGTGGACCACTTCCTGTGTGAGATGCCCACCCTGATCCGGTCAGCCTGCATCAGCACTGCTGCTGTGGAGGGCATCGCCTTCATCCTGGCCATGGGCATCGTGCTGTCTCCCCTGGTCTTCATCTTGGTCTCCTATGGCCACATCGTCAGGGCTGTGTTCAGAACCCAGTCGTCCTCAGGAAGACACAGAATCTTCAACACAGGCTGAGTGGTGAAGCTAAATGATTCTAACAACACAGGACTTAATACGTGAAAGATAACTACACACAAAAGGGctctcatacacacacaaggAACAGGAGTCATCTCAACAGATCACaagtccaagacctctgaaaacatgaagaaataacCAGGTTTCCACCCAAAATTTATAACACCCCAAGAAAGGAGCCTGCAGATATGGAAATGGATGACATTCCAGATAAAGACTctagaattatttatatatttaatgagcTAAATTAAgatcaaaagaacaaatgaagaaaaatacagaaagtgaaagaccatttaaataaataaataatgaaattgaattcAGAAAAGCCCATCAGAATTCCTGGAATTTCAAGGCACAATGAAGCCAATAGAATTCAACTGAAAGTGTCATCAATAGATGAGATTGTGtagaaaatgaggcacagaacTCTCAGCAATTTATAGAAATACCCGTGGTTTTGAAATATGTACTCTAGAACTATGCCCAGCAACCATAACTAAAATAAGGGAAACGTTCATTTCTAGATGAACTTCTGTGTGGGAACATTAGTCAGGATTATTAAAAAGTCTCAGAACCTAAGGAAGCAATTACTTCAAGGAGTAGGTGATTTATCAGCCACTAAATACTGAGTATTTACAACATTGTATCGGACATAGAGGTAAATCTAAGTATTCTATAAATCGGATGTCAttataccctgtctctaaattaaaaaggaaagagggctggtgttgtggcccCGTGGCTGAGCACTCATGGGTTCattctctggtacaaaaaaaaaaaaacaaaagaaaaaaaaaatgaatgaataaatgagtaaaatgagttaataaaatCAAAGGCTAGTTTGACATTTGGGCCTTAGGATGAGCACTTTCATCCAATTGCCACCAATCTaagtaattataattataatcttattgtttcctaaatattttaatgtttctctcctcctccattAGTATAATTACTGCTCTtgttttccataatattttctACTTACATTCAAACTGACATTTGAATCTAATTGTATGAGCCAGGGTTTTTAATTGAAAGGAATGAAGCAAATTAATTTCTATtaagacagaaaagaaacatACTGAAAGGTATCTGATGGCCCCTACAGTCTTCAGAAACACCCAGCAGTCAGGCTGGATGTGTATACATCAAGAACATCCCCAGTACATGTATGAGATAGAACAATAGAGGATGTCCCTGGTCAAACAGCAGATGATTGTGCTGATGCCACACCACCAGGTCAAGTGACCTTAGTAAATCCCATAAGCTCCAGTTTGGTGAAATGGGACAGAACGTGGATGGAGAGTTACCTCCAGGATGGAGCTGGGCATGTGGCCGATGGCTCATGGAACTGACCAGGCAGGCAGATTAGAAAGCATGAGACCCATTGATACCTGCAGACACAAGCTGCCTGTGAGGCTGGGGAGGGCACAGCCATGCACATGAGAGAGGCACACTGTGTTGACTGCCCAGGTGGTGGGAAAGAAGACCCCAAAGAGCTGCTCAGAGGAGGCACTGGTGATATGAGCCAAGGAGAACCTCCTAGTGGAGTCAAGGATCATGGATGCTGCCGgtcaaataatttgaaaagggAAGTGAAGGAAAAGTGCAGCATCTGCCCAGGGCATAGAATGCTCTTTACATAGCACATGCCAGGAGAATGATCAGAGATGTGGGTGACAGTGGGTTCTAGGAGCTGCTTAGAGTATCATATATCCATAACTgagatttaaaggaaataaattactattttaagGCATTTAAAAGAAATGCATGGCTATTTTTCAGAGTACAATTCTTTGTCTCAAGACCAGGAATTATATAATAAAGATGTCATATCTTTCCCTAAAGGAAAGACTTTGAATCACCCAGAAATCCTGTGATTTGGGGACACTGGCCCCATGTTTGTGGAACACTTGAAGTTTCTACAGTTCAAGTAGCTGTGGGCTATAAGTATAAATTACACACAGGATTtgacaaaatagaataaaaacaaagtatacaaGCAACAATATTTTTTCATGACACATGTAGACATGATAACTTTTCAATatcagtataaaatattttatattgactAACAGATGTAAGAacatataatgtattttatatgcaattactataatacaaaataatatgtaattaatatttacattgttaatattaaatggattttaacattttcaattaAAGATATTGTTAGTATATCAATTTATAATTATcaatatattatttcaattagtTTTACATATGTGTCACTAGAAAGCTCTAATTACATACACAGATCTCAGTATACACCTATTGGTCAGCTATGATCCAGCGTGTTCCAGTCTGCATGGAGAGAAGCCATACAGAGGAGTAGGGACAGCCATGCTCACTCCTTCCTGGGGGAGAACATCCCCCACACTCTTCCCATGGCCCCCAGcacctccttgttcctcaggctgtagatgatgGGATTGAGCATGGGGGTGAGCATGGTGTAGAAGACTGCAAGGATCTTATCCTCTGCTGGGGAGCGGAATGTCTTGGGACGGAGATAAGTGTAGACAAAAGGAGCATAGTAAAATGTCACCACAGTTAAATGTGTGGAGCACGTGGTGAAggcctttttccttccctcttttgaGCGCATGTGGAAGACAGCGTAAAGGACCCGTCCATAGGAAACAGTAATaccaagaaaaggaaggaggagaaacacAACTGTGCTCACAAACACCATGTACTCATAGACCCAGGTGTCCATACAGGCCAGATTCACCATGGCTGGGACATCACAGAAAAAGTGATTGATGGCCCTAGACCTGCAGTAAGGAAGATGAAGGATATAAAAAGTGTGTGATACAGAATTGATGGAGCCCAATGTCCAGGACCCCAGGATCATCTTCAAACACATGCTTTTACTCATGCGGATGGGGTAATGGAGcgggtggcagatggccacaaagcggtcataggccatggagGCCAGGATTAAACCTTCTGAGCCGGCCATGGTCAGGAAGAAGAAGCTTTGCACACCACAGCCCAGGAAGGAGATGCTCTTCTGGCCAGAGAGGAAGTTGATGGCCATCTTGGGGACAGTGGAGGAGATGTACATCAGATCCATGAGGGAGAGCTGGCTGAGGagaaagtacatgggggtgtggagccGTGGGTCCAAGAAGATGAGGGCAGTCATCCCTGAGTTCCCCAAACAGGCAAGAACAAACACAAAGATGATCAGGAGCAAGAGAAGTAGGCCAGTTTGGTTTTGAGGAAACAACCCCAATAAAGTAAAATCATTTGAAGTTTCATTCCATCTTTCCATGGAAATGTACTCTATAATTTcctttaaagaacaacaacaaaaaaaaaaacctaagtaaTAATCATAGTAAAACAGGAAAGgagaataatagaaattaagTTTATTAGTGTTTTTTAGAGTGAGTTGTTATTATTCCTACAACACTGCAGCTTAAAttcaatggatttttttcaaacaagTATCTTTATGCTTCGGATAATGAATTTTATGTGTAGCAGTAGCTAATATGTTTcgatttccatatttttattgctgcattataattgtacataatgatagTACTTGTCCACACACACAATGTGACTACATAATGTGGTTATATCCCTCTCTGGAACTGTTTCTGCTGGGTAGGAGCATTCCTAGGACTATGCACCAGGCTCAGCCCTGGAGGAAGCCAGGATCCTGCTTTCCCAGCTCCCCAACTCAACACTCAGGTTCACCACAGACATGGCCTGTGGGGCGCAGAAGTGCCCTGTGTGCTTGAGTCTGCATCCTCAGTGACCTCGCCTCCTCCACACCTTTAGTGcctgctctcccctccccactggcACTGCTGCAGCTGAGTAAGCCAGAGTCTTCTCCCAGAGCTGTGCTGTTCACCTCCTAAACAGAAGCTGCTCAGCTGGCCCTCAAAGTGGGCCTCCATCCAAAAGCATTGTTTTAAAACTGTGAAGGTATCATGACCCTAAAAGACCACCATAACTGTAACTTGTTCCTTGGATATTGTCTCTTTCCTAATGAGGTTTCCATCTCTGGAAACTTTACAAGCTTAATATCAAACGTGTAGGATTTCTTATATGTTATCCTTTTCTTCAAGTAAGCAAATTACACATGATGAAATTgacagaataaataatatatgataattCCATTCTATATTCACAGTGGCAAGCTAGAAGTAGAACAGTAACAGAAATGCAAGCTGGATGTGGTTAATGGAatacacacatagacacagaGGAAACTTGGAGATGCCAACATTTAAATGAAGTTTTCTTCACattactacattttttaaatccaaattatTGCATTAAAGTTTTCATTTCCCAGATAATAATAAGAACTCATGGATGTGAAGAACAATATTCTCAAATTTAGGTATTACTGGACTCAGACTTGACATCATATTTTTAGTCTTTCCATGATAGAACAGTTAGTAACTGGTGAATGATTTACCAAAGTAATTTGTGTAATTATTATTGTCCTTCATAAGCTCAGGCCTAATTCCATACATCAGTCTAGGTCAGGCACATGGATCTTGGGGAGgatgtttctttcttctgttcctgTGGTTTAGTTTCCCAAGGTGCAGGCAGGAGGTGATTCTGCTACTGAGCTGTTCATTAGGAAGGAGCCTAAGCAGAGGCACTTCCTGACTCTAGCTAAGGAAAGGGAGCTACTGATTGTAGCTTATACATGTGTGTACTTGCCCTCCTCAGACTTGATTATGAcaggaaagtaaaacaaaaatgagaaattttaagaaagcaaaatttaaaaaaaatgagccagTTCCCTTCCGCAGTTTTCATGCTGCGGCCTTTTCTCGGAAATGTGCAATTGTACCCCAGCTCCTGACagcctctcttcttctctttataaCATCTCAGCTGACAATTGTGTTTTAACACTTGTTTAACCTCCCAAATATTCATAGAAAAATATGGACACACTCCTTATATTTCTGGTATGTGTTTGACTTCTTTGCGCGTCAAGTCTTAGTAGACTTTCCACTTTAGGTTTCT is a window encoding:
- the LOC144254576 gene encoding olfactory receptor 2L13-like, which encodes MERWNETSNDFTLLGLFPQNQTGLLLLLLIIFVFVLACLGNSGMTALIFLDPRLHTPMYFLLSQLSLMDLMYISSTVPKMAINFLSGQKSISFLGCGVQSFFFLTMAGSEGLILASMAYDRFVAICHPLHYPIRMSKSMCLKMILGSWTLGSINSVSHTFYILHLPYCRSRAINHFFCDVPAMVNLACMDTWVYEYMVFVSTVVFLLLPFLGITVSYGRVLYAVFHMRSKEGRKKAFTTCSTHLTVVTFYYAPFVYTYLRPKTFRSPAEDKILAVFYTMLTPMLNPIIYSLRNKEVLGAMGRVWGMFSPRKE